A region of Euryarchaeota archaeon DNA encodes the following proteins:
- a CDS encoding S8 family serine peptidase, with protein MAGTTGEKLKWASGWLEFVQEMPNTVGRAGVAMRAVLWALIIVGPLMAGCVSTDAPVEIQLVPEATTASNLKPVVIAVLDTGVAPYHEIFAQSYDPGRSATVRGLAAQTWGPVPAVDLQIGPGDDGTFTNRLESDKAVWATLRNETLYYFNGTNVFGYSMPSTFNPPFPHSSVSASEQVPVLDEDGHGTVMASIIASAGAIVVAIKIPNAYYENQQEVTRNTARALDWIANQTWIDFVSYSFGVRGNPPTPWDAEMLSGIKNVGAKGKLFFTASGNEPSTVITSGAQGPPEAIAVGAFHNASHGDRPDTGKQMDYVSDYVMWVIDPHSRAGWNWNSGTSLSAPYAAGTAAAILLELRRATPDRSLSAAEIRNALNVSAKYWRASDWQEKITNYSDPGDGVFLGGSAPILPTPWVQMGWGYVGPEIVPAAVAYLKGESTPPPKPAEAIQYMETTYALREAYWAQRGDLAS; from the coding sequence TTGGCCGGCACGACCGGGGAAAAGCTTAAATGGGCTTCAGGCTGGCTAGAGTTCGTTCAGGAAATGCCAAATACGGTTGGAAGGGCAGGAGTTGCGATGAGGGCGGTCCTTTGGGCTCTAATCATCGTGGGCCCCCTAATGGCCGGCTGCGTTTCTACAGACGCCCCAGTCGAAATACAGCTGGTCCCCGAAGCTACGACGGCGTCGAATCTAAAACCCGTAGTCATCGCCGTACTTGATACCGGCGTTGCGCCGTACCACGAAATTTTTGCCCAGAGTTACGACCCGGGACGTTCGGCCACTGTCAGGGGACTCGCCGCACAAACTTGGGGGCCCGTCCCCGCCGTCGATCTCCAAATTGGTCCCGGCGATGATGGTACTTTTACGAATCGACTGGAGTCGGACAAGGCAGTATGGGCCACCCTTCGGAACGAGACACTCTATTACTTCAACGGGACAAATGTATTCGGTTACTCCATGCCGTCAACATTCAATCCGCCGTTCCCACATTCCTCTGTTTCCGCGTCAGAACAGGTACCGGTACTCGACGAGGATGGACACGGAACCGTCATGGCCTCAATAATCGCGTCGGCCGGTGCCATCGTGGTCGCGATCAAGATTCCGAACGCCTACTATGAGAACCAGCAGGAGGTCACACGGAATACCGCCAGAGCCCTCGATTGGATTGCAAACCAAACCTGGATTGACTTCGTTTCGTATTCATTCGGTGTTCGAGGAAATCCCCCCACGCCTTGGGACGCCGAAATGCTGTCGGGAATCAAGAACGTAGGCGCCAAGGGAAAACTCTTCTTCACGGCATCTGGAAACGAGCCTTCGACCGTAATCACCTCTGGGGCACAGGGACCGCCGGAGGCAATCGCCGTTGGTGCCTTCCACAACGCGTCTCATGGTGACCGCCCCGATACAGGAAAACAGATGGACTACGTTTCCGACTACGTCATGTGGGTTATCGATCCACACTCTAGAGCCGGCTGGAATTGGAATTCCGGCACATCCCTTTCTGCACCCTACGCGGCCGGAACTGCGGCCGCAATTCTCCTTGAGCTTCGGAGGGCCACTCCGGACCGAAGTTTGTCCGCCGCCGAAATTCGAAATGCACTCAACGTGTCCGCGAAATATTGGCGCGCTTCAGATTGGCAAGAAAAAATTACCAACTACTCAGATCCCGGCGATGGCGTTTTCCTTGGCGGCTCGGCCCCCATCCTCCCCACGCCCTGGGTCCAGATGGGCTGGGGTTACGTCGGTCCCGAAATCGTCCCGGCCGCCGTCGCCTACTTGAAGGGCGAATCCACTCCTCCCCCTAAGCCCGCCGAGGCCATCCAGTACATGGAGACCACTTACGCTCTTCGCGAGGCGTATTGGGCGCAGCGCGGCGATCTCGCGTCGTGA
- a CDS encoding FHA domain-containing protein produces MEEGLEEAGEEARVGSIDALASYLKVLGNAKRLGLLKFLVKPHYIEEIASELKMARQTAQEHVQQLLDIGVVQRLRGRREHGPVTDYVVVPQRLFSIYEEFGKLGVLEPELDDAEDLRPPTRPMVTGAPTPREQDLPRLTIVHGMRIGSTMTLSGNGPWLIGRDPNSGVCLDYDPFVSTRHAEVRRVPGGFEVADLYSSNGTYVDWKRLPRGAVQKVDNGTVVRTGKTILLFRKP; encoded by the coding sequence GTGGAAGAGGGCCTCGAAGAAGCGGGCGAGGAGGCGCGTGTCGGCAGCATCGATGCCCTGGCGAGCTACCTGAAAGTGCTCGGCAACGCCAAGCGCCTCGGCCTTCTCAAATTCCTCGTGAAGCCGCATTACATCGAGGAGATCGCGTCCGAACTCAAGATGGCCCGCCAGACGGCGCAGGAGCACGTGCAACAACTCCTCGACATCGGCGTCGTACAGCGCCTACGAGGACGGCGAGAGCATGGACCCGTGACGGATTACGTCGTGGTCCCGCAACGCCTCTTCAGCATCTACGAGGAGTTCGGAAAACTCGGCGTCCTTGAACCCGAACTCGACGATGCGGAGGATCTCCGCCCGCCCACCCGACCCATGGTAACGGGCGCTCCGACGCCCCGGGAACAGGACCTTCCCCGCCTCACAATCGTCCACGGGATGCGCATCGGTTCGACCATGACCCTTTCCGGCAACGGCCCCTGGCTCATCGGGCGCGACCCGAATTCAGGCGTCTGCCTCGACTACGACCCGTTCGTGAGCACGAGGCACGCGGAAGTGCGCCGCGTCCCGGGCGGTTTCGAGGTCGCCGACCTCTACAGTAGCAACGGCACGTACGTGGACTGGAAACGGCTCCCCCGGGGGGCCGTGCAGAAAGTCGATAACGGAACTGTCGTGCGGACCGGGAAAACGATCCTCCTTTTTAGAAAGCCTTGA